A window of Chloroflexota bacterium genomic DNA:
CACGCTGGACCCGAAGCAGTTCTACGACCTCGCGATGCACCCGACCGCCTCGATCCTCGCCGCCCATCCATGGCTGCAGCTGCCGAAGGGCGCCTCGCTCGAGGGGTTCCTCTACCCGGCGACGTACCAGGTGCTTCCCTCGATCACGCCGGAGCAGCTCATCGGCAAGATGCTCGATGCGTTCTACACGCAGGTCGGACAGGCGCGCGTCGCCGTCCCGGCGAGCCGCGGCCTCACGTTCTACCAGGTCGTGACGATGGCCTCGCTCGTCGAGCAGGAGGCGAGGCTCGACGCCGAACGGCCGCTCATCGCCGGCGTCTTCCAGAACCGGCTCGACCCGAAGCTCTTCCCGACCCGCCTGCTCCAGTCGGACACGACGATCTTCTACATCAACGACACCGTCCAGCTCGCGAAGATCCCGTTCGCGGCGTGGGCCCAGTACTCGTTCTGGGGCCCGTTGACGGCACCGATCAAGGATTCGAGCGTCTCACCGGCGCTCGCCAAGTACGACACGTACACGGCTCCGGGACTCATGCCGGGGCCGATCTGCTCGCCCTCGCTTGCATCGATCGACGCCGTGCTCCATCCGGACACCGCGACCGGCTACCTCTATTTCGTGGCCAGGAACGACGGCTCGAACACCACCGCGTTCGCGAGGACGCTCGCCCAGCACGAGATCAACGTCCGCAAGTACAGCAGCGCGCCCTGACGGGCGTCCTCCGTGTCGGCTGACGCAGCGCCGCGGGCGGGTCCGCGATTGAGGCTCGGGCGGCGAGCCTCGGCTACAATCCGCTCCACCACACCGTCACGTTCCGCCGGCCTTCGCGCGTTGCCCTCCGGCGACCGATGGCCAGCCCAGGAGCCCCACCCATGATCAGCACCGGCGAACTGCGCAAGGGCGTCGCCATCGAGCTCGACGGCGATCTCTGGCAGATCCTCGACTATCACCACATCAAGATGGGCCGTGGCTCGGCCCAGGTCCGGATCACCCTCCGCAACATCAAGCGAGGCCAGACCGTCGAGCGGAGCTTCCAGGCCGGCACCAAATGGCCGCGCGCCCAACTCGACCGGCGGCCCGTCCAGTTCCTCTACCGGGACGGCGACGAGTTCCATTTCATGGAGAACGAGACGTACGACCAGTTCCACCTGACGGCGGAGCAGCTCGCCGACGCGGCCCTCTACCTCAGGGACGGGATGACCCTCGACCGGACCAGCTACCAGGGTGAGACGATCGGCGTCGAGCTGCCGGTCACCGTCGACCTCACGGTGACCGAGACGGAGCCGGGGTTCGCGGGCGACACGCAGACCGGCGCGCGCAAGCCGGCGACCACGGACACCGGCCTCGTTGTCCAGGTGCCGATCTTCGTGAGCGAGGGGGACACCATCCGGATCGACACCCGGACCGGCGAGTACCAGACCCGCGTCTGAGCTCGTCGCCATCCGCTCAGGAGCGGTCGGCCCGCGGGTGTCCGCTCGCGCCGTGGCGCGCCGCATGGCCCGGGGCGTCTCGCTGGGCACGGATCGATGAGCGATCCGCTCGATCCCCCGGACTGGGCATTGCCCGCCTGGGACGCGGATCGGTCCGCGACCCGCCCGAGCGTCGGCGGGCCGCACCGGGACGAGCGCGCCGAGGGACGATCGCCGGCCGACCGACAACCCCCGTCGCTGCGCATCCTCGCCGTCACGGACGTCACCCGCGCCGTCCGGGACGCGGTCCGCGGCGACGAGCGCCTCCGCGACCTGTGGGTCGAAGGCGAGGTCGGGCGGGTGACGATCTCCAGCGCCGGCCACGGGTATTTCAACCTCAAGGACGAGCGGAGCCAGCTCGCCTGCATCTGGTTCCGCGAGGACCGCCTCGCGTCGCCGTTCGAGGCACGGGTAGGCCTGCGGATCGTCGCCCACGGCCGCCTCGACGTCTTCGAGCCGGGCGGGGTGTACCAGCTCTACGTCGACGCCGTGCAGCCCGCCGGGTTCGGCGATCTCGCCATCCGCTTCGAGGCGCTCAAGGCGCGGCTCGCCGCCGCCGGCCTGTTCGACGCAGCAAGGAAGCGTCCTCTGCCCGGACGCCCGGCCGTCGTCGCGGTCGTGACGAGCGCGACCGGCGCGGTGTGGCACGACATCGTCCGCGTCGTCGAGCGCCGCTGGCCGCTGACACGGGTCATCCTCTCGCCGTGCCTCGTGCAGGGCGACGGCTCGGTCCCGAGCATCGTCCACGCCCTCGAGCGGATCGACCGCTGGGCGGACCGCCTCACCGCGGACGGTCGGGGCGTGGAGACGCCCACGGTCACGATCCTGGCTCGCGGGGGCGGGTCGCTCGAGGATCTCTGGAGCTTCAACGACGAGGCGGTCGTGCGGGCGGTCGTCGGCCACGGACGGCCCGTGGTGGCGGCGATCGGCCACGAGACGGACGTGACGCTGGCGGACTTCGCGGCAGACGTGCGGGCCCCGACACCGTCGGCGGCCGCCGAGCTCGTCGTGCCCGACCGCGCGGAGGCGCTCCGACGTGTCGCGGCACTCGACCGTCGCGGGCAGCTCGCCGCGGAACGCCGGATCGGCACGCTCGGCGTCGTTCTCGGCAATGAGCGGCGGGTGCTTGCCGGTCTCCATCCCGCGGTCCGGATCGCTGCCGATCGAGAGCGGAGCGGGGCACTCCTCGACCGTGCCACCGCCGCGGCCGGGATGCGGGTCGAGCGATCCGCAGCACGACTCGCCCGGTCCGTGTCGCTCATCCCGATCGTCGTCCGACGGGAGCTGGGCGGCGCCGAGAACCGGCTCATGGTGGCGGCGGCAGCGCTCGGCGCACTCGGTCCGCAGGCCACCCTCGAGCGCGGCTACGCGATCGTCCGGCGGATCGACGATGCGCGGATCCTCCGCGTCCCGACGGATGCCCCTCCCGGCACCGGCCTGACGATCCGCCTTGCCCACGGCGACCTTGCGGCGACCGCCGGGCCACGATTCCGCCCTCGATCCGGGGCGGCGGGCGAGATCGCCGATCCATGATCGGCGATCTCCTCATGCTCGCGGTGATCGTCGTCGTGACCGCTGCGATCGGCTTCGTCATCGGTAAGCTCATCGCGCCGCGCCTCATGCGGTCGACCGATCGAGAGGAGCGAGACGATGACGAGCCCCGATGACGCGGCCCTGAGCCGGTCGCCGTCCGTGGCCGCTGCCGATGACGGGCTGACGTTCGACGCGGCCCTTGCGGAGCTCGAGCGGATCGTGGCCGCCCTCGAGGCCGGTGGCGCGCCGCTCGAGACGACGCTCGAGCTCTACGAGCGCGCGGTCGCGCTCGAGTCCCGCTGCTCCGCGTTGCTCGCGGAGGCGCGGCTGCGGATGGAACGTCTCGTCGAGCGGAGCGGAGGCCGGCTCGAGACCGTCGCCATCGAGGACCGCGCGGCGACCGAGCCCGGCGCCTGACTGTGCCCCGGTCGGCCGGCCCGTCCTCGGGACGCTCGCGGCCGGTCGGCGTAGACTCCGCTCGCCGCCGGACCCATCCCCGGCCCGGCCGCATGGCGACCGCGCGTGAACCGACCATGAGGAGCATCGCCGACGTGTCGATCCTCGAGCGCGTGAGTGCGCCCGCCGACCTCCGTGGACTCGATCGCGAGCAGCTCGATGAGCTCGCCGCGGAGATCCGGGAGACGATCGTCTCGACCGTCGCCCGCACGGGCGGCCATCTCGGCAGCTCGCTCGGCGTCGTCGAGCTGACGATCGCCCTCCATCGCCTGCTCGACTCGCCGCGGGACCGGATCGTCTGGGACACCGGGCATCAGGCCTATCCGCACAAGCTCCTCACCGGGCGCGTGGCGCGGTTCCATACCCTGCGCCAGCTCGATGGAGTGGGTGGCTTCCCGCGTCGGAGCGAGTCAGAGCACGACGTCTTCGACGGCGGCCACGCGGGCACCGGTCTCTCGATCGGCGAGGGCCTCGCCACCGCACGCGATCTTCGCCACGGCCGCGAGCGGATCGCCGTCGTCGTCGGTGATGCGGCCCTCATGAGCGGACTCTCGTTCGAGGCGCTCAATGACGTCGGCCAGCGCCAGACGCGGATCCTCATCGTCCTCAACGACAACGAGATGTCGATCAGCCCGACGGTGGGCGCACTGTCGAAGTACCTCTCCACGATCAAGCTCTCGACCGCCTGGCAGACGAGCAAGTCGGCCTATGACCGGGCGATCGAGCGGCTGCCCATCATCGGCGAGACTGCGCTCGATCTCTCGAAGCGGGTCCGGCGCTCCGTCGTCCAGTTCGTGCAGCAGCCGGGCAGCCTGTTCGAGGACCTCGGCATCACCTACATCGGCGTCGTCCCGGGTCACGATCTGGGGGTCCTCGAGGACACGCTCGGGCGCGCGCTCGAGCTGCGCGGGCCGGTCCTGGTCCACGTCCGGACCCAGAAGGGGCGAGGCTATCGACCGGCGGAGACGGACCAGGTCGGCTTCCATGGCGCGGCGCTCCCGCCGATGGGCGATGTGGCGCGGGCGGAGGTCGCCGCCGTCGCCACACGACCGCGAGCCTGGTCCGCGATGCCGACCGAGTCGATGATGGATGATGCGGCGCCGCCGACGCCCGTCGTCGAGGCCGTGAAGCCGCCGAACTACACGGCGGTCCTCGTCGGCGAACTCATCGCAGCGGCTCGCGACGACCGCCGGATCGTCGCGATCACGGCGGGGATGCCGACCGGCACCGGCCTCAACCGCTTCCAGGCCGAATACCCGGACCGGTTCCTCGACGTCGGGATCGCCGAACCGCACGCGGTGACGCTCGCGACGGGGCTCGCCATGGGCGGTGCCCGTCCCGTCGTCGCGATCTACTCGACGTTCCTCCAGCGCGCCTTCGACCAGACGGTCCACGACGTGTGCCAGAACGACCAGCCGGTGATCCTCGCCGTCGACCGGGCGGGACTCGTGGGCGAGGATGGCACGAGTCACCAGGGGATGTTCACCCTGCCGGCCCAGCGCCAGCTCCCGAACCTCGTCATCGCGAGCCCGAAGGACGAGCAGGAGCTCCGCTCGCTCCTCCGGACCGCGCTCGCCCAGGATCATCCGTTCGCGATCCACTATCCGCGCGACCCGGGCTTCGGTCTCCCCCCGGCGGAGCCGGCGATCCTGCCGATCGGGCGCGGCGAGCTCGTGCGGTCCGGGACGGACGTCCTCATCGTGGCCTTCGGGCCGATCGTCGCCCGGGCTCGCGAGGCGGCAGAGGCCCTTGCCGCGGAGGGCTGGTCCGTCGCGGTCGTCAACGCCCGGTTCGCCAAGCCGCTGGACCGGCAGCTCATCCTCGACGAGTCGCGTGGCAAGCGGCTCGTGGTGACCGTGGAGGAGAGCGTCGTCGTCGGCGGGTTCGGTTCGGGCGTCCTCGAGCTGCTCGAGGAGGCTCGGATCGTGGATCCGGCCTATCGCGACGTCGTCGTCAAGGTCGTCGGCATCCCCGCCGGCCGGTTCGTGGACCACGGATCGGTGGCCGATCTGCGGCGGCTCCTGCGCCTCGATGCGGCCGGTCTCGCCGCCCAGACGAGGGAGACACTCGCCGTCCTCGGGGCGACGCCGGGACACGCGGCGGAGGCCGCGGCCGCGAGCTGACCCACTGCGACCTGCGGACCGTCAGTGCGGCGCCCGGACGTGCCCGAGGCCGTGTGCGACGATGGTCCGGTGCGCACCATCGCGGATCGTCGGCCCCGGCTCCGGCTCGATCAGCTCCTCGTCGAGCGCGGTGTCGCGCCCACGCGGAGCCGGGCGGCTGCGCTGCTCCTCGCGGGTCGGGTCCGGGTGGGGGAGGGAGACGGGGCGCGGCTGGACCGCAAGCCCGGAGACCTCGTCGAGCCGGCCACCGCGCTCCAGCTCGTCGAGCGCGATCCATACGTCAGCCGCGGTGGCCACAAGCTCGTCGCCGCGCTCGACGCGTTCGCGATCGACCCGCATGGGCTCGTCTGCCTCGATGTCGGAGCGTCCACCGGTGGCTTCACGGACCTCCTGTTGCAGCGCGGGGCGAGCCGTGTCTATGCTCTCGACGTGGGTCGCGGGCAGCTCGCCGAACAGCTCCGGACAGACTCCCGGGTGATCTCGATGGAACGGACGAACGCCCGGACGCTCGATCGCGGCGTGCTGCCCGAGCCGGTCCGTCTCGCGGTCGTCGACATATCGTTCATCTCGCTCGGTGCTGTCCTCCACTCGATCGCCGGCTGTATCGATCCGGAGTTCGGCGGCCGGATCGTGCCGCTCGTCAAGCCACAGTTCGAGGTGGGGAAGGGACGGACGGTCGGCGGCGTCGTGCGCGACCCGGCGCTCCATCGAGAGGTCCTCGAGCGGGTCACGGGCCTCGCGATCGCTCTCGGCCTCACGCCGCGCGGACTCGTGGCTTCGCCGATCCTCGGCCCGCAGGGGAACCGCGAGTTCCTCCTCGACCTCGGCGTCCCGGTCGCGTGGACCGCTCCGGCCCCTGCGAGTCGGCAGACCGGTGGACCGCCGCCGGCCGCGGTCGCGGCCATGATCTCGCCGACGTTCCGCGATCGGATCGCCGCGGTGACCGGAGCGTGAGCCTCAGCCGCATCGGACTCGCCTTCAACCCGACGAATCCGGCCGCCGTGGAGCTCCGGGATCGGGCGATCGCGTGGTGCCGGCACCGTTCCATCGAGGCCTGGTCGGCCCCTTCGGGGGAGCTCGACGTCCTCCTCGCCGACCTGCCGACGACGGATGTCGTCGTCGTCCTCGGCGGCGACGGGACGTTCCTCCGGGCTGCTCGGGCCGTCGCCGAGGTGGACGTGCCGATCCTCGGCGTCAATCTCGGCAAGGTGGGCTTCCTCTCGAAGGTGGAGGCGAACGAGCTCGAGACGGTGCTCGGCCAGATCGCCCTGGGCGAATATCGCCTCGACGAGCGGATGACGGTGGAGGCGCGGATCCTGCCCGGCGGCCTGACCGAGGGGGGCGAGCGATTCGTCGCCCTCAACGACGTCGTCGTCGCCCGGGGTGAGCTCGCCCGGGTCTGCCGGCTCGATGTCGCGGTCGGACCATCCCACGTCGCGACGTTCATCGCGGACGGTCTCGTCGTGTCGACCCCGACCGGATCGACCGGGTATGCGTTCTCGGCCGGCGGACCGATCGTCGATCCCTCGAACCGGAACCTCATCGTCACCCCGATCGCCGCCTATCTCGCCGCGATCCGCTCGATCGTCGTCAGCCCGCGACAGACGGTCCGCTGCCGGGTCGTCGACGCGATCGAGGCGCTCGTGAGCATCGACGGCCGCGAGGATCGTCGGCTCGCCGTGGGCGATGTCGTCGAGGTGCGGGCGATGGAGCGGCCGATCCGGCTCATCGAACCGAAGGGCGCCCAGCCGTTCTGGGACCTCCTGCGGCACAAGGTCGAGCTCCTCCCGTCGTGAACTCCGGCGCGCGGTCACGGCGGCCGGACCCGAGCGTCGCCGAGGTCGAGGATGGTCCGACGGCGGCCGCCGGTCGCCTCCTCGAGCTGACCGTCACTGACCTCGCCCTCCTCGAGCGGCTGAGGCTGGAGCTCGGCCCCGGTCTCAATGTCGTCACCGGCGAGACCGGCGCCGGAAAGAGCCTCGTGATCGACGCGCTCGGACTCGTGCTCGGTGCCCGCGCGGATCCCGGGCTCGTCCGTCATGGCTCGAGCGTGGCCCGGGTGGAGGCGCTGTTCGACCGGCTGCCGGAGCCGCTCATCGTCGTCCGCGAGGTCACCGCCGCGGGTCGCTCCACCGCCCGCCTGGACGACGAGGCCGTGACCGCGGCACGGCTCGGCGAGACGGTGGGTCCGCTCGTCGAGATCCACGGGCAGCACGACCAGCAGCGGCTGCTCGACGAGCGGTGGCAGCGGGAGCTGCTCGATGCGGCCGGCGGTCACGCCGACGTTCGGGCGGCGTTGGCCGCCGCGGTGCTCCGCTGGCGGGAGAACCGCGCCGCGATCGCGGATCTCGCGATCGAACCCGCCGAGCTCGCCCGCCGTCTCGAGATCGCCGAGCACGAGGCGTCGGAGATCGCGGCCGCGCACCTCCGGGCTGGCGAAGCCGCCGAGCTCGAGGCCCGGCTCGACCTGGCCCGCCACGGCGAGACCATCGCGAGCGGCGTGGCGGCCCTCCGCGAGACGATCGCAGGCGATGGCAGCGGTGCCCGCGAGGGACTGGCGGTCGCCGCTCGCGAGGCCCGCCAGCTCGGTCGAGTCGACGCGCGATTCCTCGCGGTCGCCGAGCGGCTCGAGGGGACGGTCGCCGACCTCGACGACCTCGGCCGGGAGTTGCCGCTCCTCGCCGACGAGGCGGTGAACGACGCAGGGGCGATCGACGCGCTCCAGGAACGCCGATCGCTCATCTATCGCCTGGAGCGACGCTACGGCGGCGACGAGGCGGAAGTGCTCGCCCACGGATCGCGCGCGATGATCGAGCTCGAACGGCTCCGCGGCGTCGAGATCGAGCGGGCGCGCCGCGTCGCGGACGATGCCGGACTCCTCGCCGCGGTGGCCGCCGCCGCGGCGGAGCTCTCCGTCCGCCGGCGAACTGCTGCCGACCGACTCGCACCGGAGGTCGGTCGCGCGCTCGAGGCGCTCGGCTTCCCGCCGTCGGCGTTCGAGATCGCGATCGGCAGGCGCGTCGCGGCACCGGACGAGGCTGCCGTCGAGCTCGACGGGGACGCCGTCGCGTTCGACCTGTCGGGCGTCGACCTCGTCGTGTTCCGGTTCGCCCCGAACGCGGGCGAACCAGCCCGGCCGCTCGCGCGGATCGCGTCCGGGGGCGAGGCGAGCCGGGTCGCGCTCGCGATCCGGACCGTCCTCGCCCGTGCCGATGAGACGCCGACACTCGTCTTCGACGAGATCGACACGGGGATCGGCGGCCGCGGCGCGGACCCGGTCGGGCGGAGCCTCTGGGCGCTCGGCCGTCGACACCAGGTCGTCTGCGTCACCCACCTGCCGCAGATCGCGGCTCACGCCGACGAGCATTTCCGCATCCTCAAGCGTGAACGCGACGGTCGAACGGTGACCGAGATCGAGCGGCTCGATCGAGAGGGTCGGATCGTGGAGCTCGCGGCGATGCTCGCCGGTCCGGGCGGCGGCGCAGCCGCACTCGCCGGCGCCCGTGAGCTCCTCGATCGTGCGGAGGCAGCCCGCGTGCGGCCGTCCGATGCCGGCTGAGCTCGGCGCGCCTCCCTCGCTGGACGCGGCGATCGACGAGTATCTCGACCACCTCCGGGTCGAGCGCGGCCTGTCCGGCGCGACCATCGTCGCCTACCGCAACGATCTCTCGGCCTTCGCCACGTCGGCGTTCGCGTCCGACCGCTGGGGGAGCACGCCCGACGAGGCGGTCCGCTACCTCGCCTCGCTCGGCACGCCGCCGCGCGGGGCGATCCGCCCGGCCCTTGCGTCGTCGAGCCGGCGACGCCGCACTGCCGCGCTGCGGGGGTTCTATCGGTTCGCCTACGGCGAGGGCCGGGCGACGGCGGACGTGGCGACACACCTGGACCTGCCGCGCCAGGCTCGCTATCTTCCGCACACCCTGAGCAGCGACGAGGTCGTCCGGCTCCTCGAGGTCGTGGGCGGCGAGGCGGCCCCGTCCGGCGAGGCGGGCGATGGCCGAGCCGCGCTCGAGGCGAGGCGCGCCGTCCGCGACCGGGCGCTCGTCGAGCTGCTCTACGCCGCCGGCCTCCGGGTGAGCGAGGCGCTGCGGCTCGACGCGGACGACCTGTCCCTCGACGGTGCCTACGTCCGGGTCGTCGGCAAGGGCGACCGCGAGCGCCTCGTCCCGGTCGGCGAGGTCGCGATCTCCTGGCTCGGCCGATATCTCGCCGAGGTCCGACCCACCTGGCTCGTGGGTGGAGCGGACCTTGTCCATGGTGGACCGGTCTTCGTCACGGACCGGGGTGGGCGGCTCGGCCGCCAGGCGGCGTGGGCGACCGTGAAGCGCGCGGCCTCGGCTGCCGGACTCGGCGACCGCGTCTCCCCACACACGTTCCGCCACTCATTCGCGACGCATCTCCTCGAGGGCGGAGCGGACCTGCGGATCGTCCAGGAGTTGCTCGGCCATGCGACCATCAGCACGACACAGCTGTACACACACCTGACCGGCGAGCGGATCAGGGAGGTGTACGCCCGCGCCCACCCGCGCGCCTGATCGACGCGCAACAACGGAGGGGACCGATGACCCGCTACGCCGATACGCTCCTCGCGACCGGGGAGGTCATCGTCCTGCGCGCCCGTCAGCACTGGCTGGCCGTCGTCCGCGACGCGCTCCGCCCGATCGTCATCGTCGTGATCGCGATCGTGCTCCTGTTCGCCGCCGGTCAGCTCCCGGCGATCCACGACGTGCTCGCGTACGCGAGCCTCGCCGGGGTCATCGTCGGGCTCCTCTGGATCGGGCTCATCGTCTGGGGCTGGTCGTCGCAGGACTACCTCGTGACGAACCGGCGCGTCATCAAGGTCGAGGGGATCCTCAACAAGCATTCCGCGGACAGCTCGCTCGAGAAGATCAACGACGCCGTGCTCGACCAGAGCGTCATCGGCCGGATCTTCGGCTTCGGCGACCTGGACATCCTCACCGCGAACGAGGACTCCGTCGACCGCTACAAGTGGCTCGCCGATGCGGCCGGGTTCAAGAAGGAGATGCTCGACCAGAAGAACGCCCTCGAGATGGACATGCGAACTGTGCCGGCGCCGCCATTCCGTGCGGCGGCGCCGACCGTCGCCCCGGCCGCGCCGCAGACCGCAGCGGCATCGTCCCCGATGAGCCAGGACGATGTGACGGGGACGCTCGCGAAGCTCGCCGACCTCCGCGACCGGGGGGCGATCAGCGCCGAGGAATACGAGGCGAAGAAGGCAGAGCTGCTCGCCCGACTCTGAGCGCCGCCCGCCCCTGAGGTCGGCCCGGGTACGATACGCGGGACCTTCGAACCGAACCTGAGGCCCCCGTGGCGATCGACCCCAGCCGTATCGCACTCATCGCGATCTTCCTGCTCGTGGCGTTCCCGGTCCACGAATTCGCTCATGCCTACGTCGCCTACCGCCTCGGCGACGCGACGGCGAAGATGTTCGGGCGTCTCACCCTCAACCCGGCGGTTCATTTCGACCCGATCGGCGGCCTGTTCCTCGCCTTCACGGCGATCACCTCCCCGTTCATCATGGGTTGGGCGAAGCCGACCCCGGTGAACCCATCCAACCTGCGTGACCGCCGCAACGGAGAGGTCTGGGTCGCCCTCGCCGGACCAGCCTCGAACCTGCTCATGGCGGTCGCGGGCGCCGTCGTCGTGCGGGTCATCCTCGCGACCCAGGTCCACCTGCCGGCTGCGGTCGCGGAGATCCTCATCCTCTTTGTCCAGTTCAACGTCGCTCTGGCGCTCTTCAACATGATCCCGATCCCGCCGCTCGATGGCTCCACGCTCCTGTTCCGGGTCCTCGACCCACGGACGGCGTGGCAACTCCGCCCGGTCCTGAGCCAGTATGGGTTCCTCATCCTGATCCTCCTGATCCTGGTGGCCGCGAATCCGCTCGGAACCCTGATCTTCAATGCCACGCGCATCCTGGTGGGGCTCTAAGGTCCGCCAGTTCCGGGCGCACGTCGGGGCGCGGGTCACGGCGGCCGAGCGCGCGGAGCTGGCGACCTGGCTCACGCCCGCCCAGCTGGAGGTCTTCGACCGCATGCACATCGCGGATCGCCGCCACGGGCTCGATGTCGCGGCGTCGCTCGCCGCGGGCGGTTCGGCCGATCGCGAGCTCCTCCTGGCGGGGCTCCTCCACGATGCGGCGAAGGGAGCCGATGTCGGCGTCTGGCCGCGCGTCGCCTGGTCGCTCGGGCGGGCGTATGGGCCGGCGGTCCGTCGCGTCGCCGACCGGGTGCCGGGCTTCAGGCTCGCGCTGCGACGGCTGGACGACCACGCGGAACTCTCCGCGCGACTCGCCGCCGCGGCCGGCTGTCCGGAGCGGACGGTCGAGCTCATCCGGCACCAGGATCATCCGGTCGATCCTGACGCCGGCGGACGGCTCCATCTCGCCGACGAGGCGAACTGATGCTCGAGGCTGCGGTCCGCGCGGTTCCGACGGTCGAGTTCGGCGAGGGACGGGGCCCGGAGGCTTCAACCCGGATCCGCCTGCCCGACTTCGACGGCCCGCTCGGGCTCCTCCTCGCCCTCATCGAGAGCGAACGCCTCGACATCCTCACCGTCCCGCTCGGTGCCCTCGCGGGGGCGTATCTCGAAGCGCTCGCGGGGCTCGAGGATGACCGGCTGGCCAACATCTCGGCCTTCGTCGGCGTCGCGAGCCAGCTCATCGTCATCAAGAGCCGGGCGCTCCTGCCGCGCCAAGATCCGCGACCCGCGGAGGGACTCCCGCCCGACGAGGGGCCCGATCCCGAGGCGGAGCTCCGCGCCCGACTCATCCTCTACCGGGCGTTCCGCGACGCGGGAACGGTCCTCGCGGACCGGGCGGCGGCGATCGGCAGACTCTTCCGGCGCGAGCCCGGGCTCGCCCACGCCTCCGCCCTCGCCGGCGCTGCTCCGTCCGACGCGCCACCGCTCGATCCGGCGCTCCTCGTCGGGGCCCTGGCCGATCTCATCAGCGTCGTTCCGTCGTCGCCGCCTCCTCCAGGAACCCTCCGCCGAGCCGTGTCCATCGCCGAGCGGTCGGCGGTCATCCGGGCGGCCATCCGCGACGCCGGCTCGATCGTCCTCCAGGACCTCCTCCGCGACGTTCGCGACCGGGTCGTCGCCGCTGTGACGTTCCTCGCCCTGCTCGAGCTCGTGAAGCGGCGCGAGGTCGTCGTCGAGCAGACGGTGCCGTGGGGCCCGATCGTCGTGCGCCCGATCGGCGACCCACGGTGAGCGAGGACCTCCGATCCGCGGCGGCCTCCGACGAGGCGCCATCGGCCGCGCCGCCATCGGCCGCGCCGCTCACCGAGGCCGCTCTCGAGGCGCTCCTCTTCGTGGCCGTCCGTCCGCTCACGCGACGCGAGATCGCGACCATCGCCGGGACGGATCGGGCGACCGTGGATGCGCTCCTCGGCGATCTCGAGATCACGCTCGCCGGCCGCGGGATCCGGCTGGTCGTGAGCGGCGACCGCGTCGAGCTCGCGACGAGCCCGGCCGCCGGATCGCTCATCGCGCGCTATGTCGGCGACGACGGTGCCCGTCCCTCACCGGCCGCCCTCGAGACACTCGCGATCGTCGCCTACCGGCAACCGGCGACGCGAGCGGTCATCGAGCGGGTCCGCGGCGTCGATTCGGACTACGCCCTGCGGATCCTCCTCCACCGTCGCCTCGTCGTCGAGCTCGGCCGGGCGGATGCGCCGGGCCGGCCGTATCTCTACGGCACGGGCTTCGAGTTCCTCGAGCGGTTCGGGTTGACGAGCCTCGACGATCTGCCGGTCCTCGCTGCGGAGATCGCCGGCCGCCTCACCGATGCCGCGGACGATGGTGGCACCGAGAGCGGCATCGACATCGTCACCGACGATGACACGGAGCGGTCCGTTGCCGCGTCCACGGCCGCGCCGGCCTGATGGCGCCCGAGCGGCTCCAGAAGATCCTTGCGGCGGCGGGCGTGGCGTCCCGCCGGGCGAGCGAGGCGCTCATCGCCGCCGGGCGGGTGA
This region includes:
- a CDS encoding NAD(+)/NADH kinase, with protein sequence MSLSRIGLAFNPTNPAAVELRDRAIAWCRHRSIEAWSAPSGELDVLLADLPTTDVVVVLGGDGTFLRAARAVAEVDVPILGVNLGKVGFLSKVEANELETVLGQIALGEYRLDERMTVEARILPGGLTEGGERFVALNDVVVARGELARVCRLDVAVGPSHVATFIADGLVVSTPTGSTGYAFSAGGPIVDPSNRNLIVTPIAAYLAAIRSIVVSPRQTVRCRVVDAIEALVSIDGREDRRLAVGDVVEVRAMERPIRLIEPKGAQPFWDLLRHKVELLPS
- the recN gene encoding DNA repair protein RecN; this translates as MNSGARSRRPDPSVAEVEDGPTAAAGRLLELTVTDLALLERLRLELGPGLNVVTGETGAGKSLVIDALGLVLGARADPGLVRHGSSVARVEALFDRLPEPLIVVREVTAAGRSTARLDDEAVTAARLGETVGPLVEIHGQHDQQRLLDERWQRELLDAAGGHADVRAALAAAVLRWRENRAAIADLAIEPAELARRLEIAEHEASEIAAAHLRAGEAAELEARLDLARHGETIASGVAALRETIAGDGSGAREGLAVAAREARQLGRVDARFLAVAERLEGTVADLDDLGRELPLLADEAVNDAGAIDALQERRSLIYRLERRYGGDEAEVLAHGSRAMIELERLRGVEIERARRVADDAGLLAAVAAAAAELSVRRRTAADRLAPEVGRALEALGFPPSAFEIAIGRRVAAPDEAAVELDGDAVAFDLSGVDLVVFRFAPNAGEPARPLARIASGGEASRVALAIRTVLARADETPTLVFDEIDTGIGGRGADPVGRSLWALGRRHQVVCVTHLPQIAAHADEHFRILKRERDGRTVTEIERLDREGRIVELAAMLAGPGGGAAALAGARELLDRAEAARVRPSDAG
- a CDS encoding tyrosine recombinase, which codes for MPAELGAPPSLDAAIDEYLDHLRVERGLSGATIVAYRNDLSAFATSAFASDRWGSTPDEAVRYLASLGTPPRGAIRPALASSSRRRRTAALRGFYRFAYGEGRATADVATHLDLPRQARYLPHTLSSDEVVRLLEVVGGEAAPSGEAGDGRAALEARRAVRDRALVELLYAAGLRVSEALRLDADDLSLDGAYVRVVGKGDRERLVPVGEVAISWLGRYLAEVRPTWLVGGADLVHGGPVFVTDRGGRLGRQAAWATVKRAASAAGLGDRVSPHTFRHSFATHLLEGGADLRIVQELLGHATISTTQLYTHLTGERIREVYARAHPRA
- a CDS encoding PH domain-containing protein; the encoded protein is MTRYADTLLATGEVIVLRARQHWLAVVRDALRPIVIVVIAIVLLFAAGQLPAIHDVLAYASLAGVIVGLLWIGLIVWGWSSQDYLVTNRRVIKVEGILNKHSADSSLEKINDAVLDQSVIGRIFGFGDLDILTANEDSVDRYKWLADAAGFKKEMLDQKNALEMDMRTVPAPPFRAAAPTVAPAAPQTAAASSPMSQDDVTGTLAKLADLRDRGAISAEEYEAKKAELLARL
- a CDS encoding site-2 protease family protein → MAIDPSRIALIAIFLLVAFPVHEFAHAYVAYRLGDATAKMFGRLTLNPAVHFDPIGGLFLAFTAITSPFIMGWAKPTPVNPSNLRDRRNGEVWVALAGPASNLLMAVAGAVVVRVILATQVHLPAAVAEILILFVQFNVALALFNMIPIPPLDGSTLLFRVLDPRTAWQLRPVLSQYGFLILILLILVAANPLGTLIFNATRILVGL
- a CDS encoding segregation/condensation protein A, whose product is MLEAAVRAVPTVEFGEGRGPEASTRIRLPDFDGPLGLLLALIESERLDILTVPLGALAGAYLEALAGLEDDRLANISAFVGVASQLIVIKSRALLPRQDPRPAEGLPPDEGPDPEAELRARLILYRAFRDAGTVLADRAAAIGRLFRREPGLAHASALAGAAPSDAPPLDPALLVGALADLISVVPSSPPPPGTLRRAVSIAERSAVIRAAIRDAGSIVLQDLLRDVRDRVVAAVTFLALLELVKRREVVVEQTVPWGPIVVRPIGDPR
- the scpB gene encoding SMC-Scp complex subunit ScpB; this encodes MSEDLRSAAASDEAPSAAPPSAAPLTEAALEALLFVAVRPLTRREIATIAGTDRATVDALLGDLEITLAGRGIRLVVSGDRVELATSPAAGSLIARYVGDDGARPSPAALETLAIVAYRQPATRAVIERVRGVDSDYALRILLHRRLVVELGRADAPGRPYLYGTGFEFLERFGLTSLDDLPVLAAEIAGRLTDAADDGGTESGIDIVTDDDTERSVAASTAAPA